CCCGATTGGCAGTGTTCTATCCTCTCAAAGACAAACACGGTCTTAACAAGGCGAGGGCTGTCTATGCGGCTGGAAATACCGTGTCCCCGGAAACTCGCCGCTTTTTCGGTGCCATCGGAGTGAATTTACAACAGATCTTCGGTTCAATCGAAGATGGTATTGTGTCGGTTCAACCTGAAGAGAAATTGAGATTGGAGTAGTTTTCCCAGAATGGATACTGCTTTAAGTGCCATCGTTGAGGGACTCCTTCGAGGGGGTGTCTACGCTTTAATTGCGCTGGGTGTGGTGGTAGTCTTCAAAGCGAGCAAGGTTCTCAACCTGATGGTCGGCGGCCTGATGGTGTTCTTCACCTTTCTGCTGTGGTGGCTAGCCGAGGAAAAAGACCTCCCTGTCGGGGCTGCCGTGGTGCTAACCTTCATTGCTGCCGTAGCGGTTGGCTTGTTTATATATCGTTTCCTGATGCAACCGGTGATAGGCGCCACTATGCTGGTAACCTTCATCATGACCATAGTCCTGGGCTTGTCCGTTATCTTGGGCATCTCCATGCTGTGGTTTGGCGGATCTGCTCAGGTGATGCCCTCGATTTTCAGGCCCACCGGAAACCTAGACTGGGGAGGTGTCACCTTCCCCCGCTTGTACCTCGTCTCCTTCATCGTCGCCACAGGCATGTTCTTGCTCTTTGTGGCCTACTTCAGGTACACCAAGACTGGGTTACTCATGAGGTGCGTTTCGGAAGACAACATCATAAGCCAAAGCTTGGGGATAAATGTCAAGCGGATCTATGCCATAGCCTGGATCGTTGGCTGTCTGTCAGCGGCGATCGGCGGTATTCTCATGGGATCGATGTCCGCTGTGAGTACCGATATGGGGTTCTTCGCCATGGCGAGGGCACTGCCTGTATTGTTGCTGGGTGGTCTGGAATCCCTGCCCGGTGCTTATATCGGTGCCATGATTATCGGGGTGGCAGAGAGCCTGGGTAGTACCTACATAGACCCTCATGTCACCGGGTTCAGTGAACTCTTGCCCTTCATTCTCATGTTGACCATCCTGCTGATTAGACCTCAAGGTCTCTTCGGACTGAAGATAATACGGAGGATATAACGGTGCTGCCTGGCGGCGTTTTCAATACCAAATACGAGTCGGACATGGCGATCTTCCGAACAAAGACGCACTGGCTCATGTTGGCCGTGCTGCTGGCGTTCGTGTTCACCTTCCCCTTGCATGGCAGCGACTACTGGTTGAGTTGGTTCATCAGGGTATTCGTCACTATTGTGGTGGTACTGGGGCTGCACATATTGACCGGGCTGTGTGGGCAGGTTTCCATAGGCCATGCCGCCTTCTTGGGGGTGGGTGCCTATACGGTAGCTATCCTGACTACCAAATATGATTGGAACGGCTGGGTCTGCTTGCCACTGTCGATGCTGGCTGCTGGGGTGGTGGGACTAATTTTCGGACTGCCTTGTTTCAGATTGAGGCTGTTTTACCTTGCCATAGCCACTATGGCTGCCAGCTCCATAATCAAGTGGTGTTTTCAACACTTTGAAGGGGTTACCGGTGGATTCATTGGCCTGTCGCTGGAACCTCTTACGCTGGGCGGGAAAGAACTGATCAG
The window above is part of the Chloroflexota bacterium genome. Proteins encoded here:
- a CDS encoding branched-chain amino acid ABC transporter permease, which encodes MDTALSAIVEGLLRGGVYALIALGVVVVFKASKVLNLMVGGLMVFFTFLLWWLAEEKDLPVGAAVVLTFIAAVAVGLFIYRFLMQPVIGATMLVTFIMTIVLGLSVILGISMLWFGGSAQVMPSIFRPTGNLDWGGVTFPRLYLVSFIVATGMFLLFVAYFRYTKTGLLMRCVSEDNIISQSLGINVKRIYAIAWIVGCLSAAIGGILMGSMSAVSTDMGFFAMARALPVLLLGGLESLPGAYIGAMIIGVAESLGSTYIDPHVTGFSELLPFILMLTILLIRPQGLFGLKIIRRI